A genomic window from Sanguibacter antarcticus includes:
- a CDS encoding DUF4962 domain-containing protein, with the protein MSQQDRVASTSADARQLLFIGSDFDRLKDERYTVRRAQFVRLLEECERGRATRFAAEPPNESTTWAGIGSMNRALLYRLTDDPNDLKEAERWIDGAITWKDWGNAHLVNVDLSAAWILWGLSLAYDWLKDDMDPELRVRLREKLVRHSRIMHDYICENRASSWVPKYWQNHNWIDYNGLASAGYALLDELPEAQVWIDDAREDFELVFKGMPEDGSNYEGAVYWRYGVPWLLCYAHMLREREGVDYYATSGFLKNTFWYRLYQSTPNLEEAFNFGDAHDTRSSTSAMMYMKLASEYKLGEAQYMANFALSNLYREQSQSALKPGILPEAGLEYLWFDATVTPTEDLSHLPLSHFFPDLGLLAVRDSWAKDAVMISVKCGFPGGRRQWEQSWEYHKKTGIDYRSLSHQHADNGAILLNAYGSYLICDDGYNRTIHANEHSVVTVGGRGYRNEGENDIFAGVGEDDVAVLNEYFVDGGFFVFDGDTARCYEDDLAITRCQRIIGSNNNSYFIVFDRLAAKEAHRYEWNMQAATAPAIEGTKVTYLNGLAGMDLWSLAPQDQEISTKTTTVRAIYTTQEPDTFHEAVMNTLVIENTEPATEVSYLTAIAPFRREEGGSDWTFETLACEAGVGVVATRGSESEIWLFNTGDGIASGAVTSDAAWCYCEGDTAAPQNLRSGTV; encoded by the coding sequence ATGTCGCAACAAGACCGGGTCGCCTCTACCTCGGCGGATGCTCGACAGCTGCTGTTCATCGGCAGCGACTTTGATCGTCTGAAGGATGAGCGCTACACCGTCCGGCGAGCGCAGTTCGTCCGTCTTCTCGAAGAGTGCGAGCGTGGGCGGGCGACCAGGTTTGCTGCCGAGCCTCCGAACGAGAGCACCACCTGGGCCGGGATCGGCTCGATGAACCGCGCGCTGCTCTATCGGCTGACAGACGACCCCAACGATCTGAAGGAAGCCGAACGGTGGATCGACGGCGCGATCACCTGGAAAGACTGGGGCAACGCCCATCTTGTGAACGTCGACCTCTCGGCTGCATGGATCTTGTGGGGGCTGTCCCTCGCCTATGACTGGCTGAAGGACGACATGGACCCCGAGCTGCGGGTGCGTCTGCGCGAGAAGCTGGTCCGCCACAGCCGGATCATGCACGACTACATCTGCGAGAACCGCGCCAGCTCGTGGGTGCCGAAATACTGGCAGAACCACAACTGGATCGACTACAACGGTCTCGCGTCAGCCGGCTACGCCCTGCTCGACGAGCTGCCAGAGGCCCAGGTCTGGATCGACGACGCACGCGAAGACTTCGAGCTGGTCTTCAAGGGCATGCCGGAGGACGGCTCGAACTACGAGGGCGCCGTGTACTGGCGCTATGGCGTGCCGTGGCTGCTGTGCTACGCCCACATGCTCCGCGAGCGTGAAGGCGTCGACTACTACGCCACCAGCGGGTTCCTCAAGAACACGTTCTGGTACCGCCTCTATCAGAGCACGCCCAACCTCGAAGAAGCCTTCAACTTCGGGGACGCGCACGACACGCGCAGCTCGACGTCAGCGATGATGTACATGAAGCTCGCGTCCGAGTACAAGCTCGGCGAAGCGCAGTACATGGCCAACTTCGCTCTCAGCAACCTCTATCGCGAGCAGAGCCAGTCCGCGCTCAAGCCCGGCATCCTGCCGGAGGCGGGGCTCGAATACCTCTGGTTCGACGCGACCGTCACGCCGACCGAGGACCTGAGCCACCTGCCGCTCTCTCACTTCTTCCCCGACCTCGGGCTGCTCGCGGTCCGTGACTCCTGGGCCAAGGACGCAGTGATGATCTCGGTGAAGTGCGGCTTCCCAGGAGGTCGTCGGCAGTGGGAGCAGTCGTGGGAGTACCACAAGAAGACCGGAATCGACTATCGCTCGCTCTCGCACCAGCACGCAGACAACGGCGCCATCCTGCTCAACGCGTACGGGTCCTATCTGATCTGTGACGACGGCTACAACCGGACGATCCACGCCAACGAGCACTCGGTCGTCACCGTGGGCGGTCGGGGCTATCGCAACGAAGGCGAGAACGACATCTTCGCCGGAGTCGGCGAGGACGACGTCGCCGTGCTCAACGAGTACTTCGTCGACGGCGGCTTCTTCGTGTTCGACGGGGACACGGCACGGTGCTACGAGGACGATCTTGCGATCACCCGCTGCCAGCGGATCATCGGCAGCAACAACAACTCGTACTTCATCGTGTTCGACCGTCTCGCCGCCAAGGAGGCGCACCGGTACGAGTGGAACATGCAGGCGGCGACCGCACCTGCCATCGAGGGCACGAAGGTCACGTACCTCAACGGTCTCGCGGGGATGGACCTGTGGTCGCTCGCGCCGCAGGACCAGGAGATCAGCACGAAGACCACCACGGTGCGTGCCATCTACACGACGCAGGAGCCTGACACGTTCCACGAGGCCGTGATGAACACCCTCGTCATCGAGAACACCGAGCCGGCCACCGAGGTGAGCTACCTCACCGCGATCGCGCCCTTCCGACGTGAAGAGGGCGGCAGCGACTGGACGTTCGAGACGCTGGCGTGCGAGGCAGGCGTGGGCGTCGTCGCCACGCGCGGCAGCGAGTCTGAGATCTGGTTGTTCAACACCGGCGACGGCATCGCGAGCGGAGCCGTCACGAGCGATGCAGCCTGGTGCTACTGCGAGGGCGACACCGCTGCGCCGCAGAACCTGCGCTCCGGCACCGTCTGA
- the mqo gene encoding malate dehydrogenase (quinone): MNSLSIGSVPDREAPLSQPVDVVLVGGGIMSATLGSILRLLEPTWSIRLYERLGAVALESSNPWNNAGTGHAALCELNYTPVRPDGSVDITKAVTINEQFQISREFWQHLTSARLLPQPEGFISSTPHMTFVRGAENVEYLRKRHAALITHPLFNNLEFSDDPAVIGAWAPLLLADRDASEPIAATRATDGTDVDFGALTRQLTDYLVSTGVELHLEHEITALDQRKDGTWRVKVADRSWNAPVVRSEVDARFVFIGAGGGALPLLQKAGIPEIKGYGGFPISGVFLRTTNPEIVAQHQAKVYGKADVGSPPMSVPHLDTRVVDGETSLLFGPYAGFSTKFLKSGSVLDLFRSIRPSNILTMLTVAKDNWDLTAYLVREVTKTRWSKFRSLRDFMPTADPKDWEFITAGQRVQVMKNKPGKLSGVLEFGTELVTSADGSIAGLLGASPGASTAVPAMIDLLERCFPEQFPGWRHGLGVMLPSLDLADWDSESELAQLESDDADFQHTV, translated from the coding sequence ATGAATAGTCTTAGCATCGGAAGCGTGCCAGACCGCGAAGCCCCCCTCAGCCAGCCCGTCGACGTCGTCCTCGTCGGAGGCGGGATCATGAGCGCAACGCTCGGATCCATCCTCCGTCTGCTCGAGCCCACCTGGTCGATCCGGCTCTATGAACGTCTCGGTGCCGTGGCGCTGGAGAGCTCCAACCCGTGGAACAACGCGGGCACCGGGCACGCGGCTCTGTGCGAGCTCAACTACACGCCGGTGCGTCCCGACGGCTCCGTCGACATCACCAAGGCGGTGACGATCAACGAGCAGTTCCAGATCTCCCGCGAGTTCTGGCAGCACCTCACCTCGGCTCGCTTGCTCCCCCAGCCTGAGGGCTTCATCAGCTCCACTCCGCACATGACGTTCGTCCGCGGGGCTGAGAACGTCGAGTACCTGCGCAAGCGTCACGCCGCGCTCATCACGCACCCGCTGTTCAACAACCTCGAGTTCTCAGACGACCCGGCGGTCATCGGCGCGTGGGCACCTCTGCTGCTCGCCGACCGTGACGCGAGCGAGCCGATCGCCGCGACGCGCGCCACCGACGGCACAGACGTCGACTTCGGTGCTCTCACCCGCCAGCTCACCGACTACCTCGTCTCGACGGGCGTCGAGCTTCACCTCGAGCACGAGATCACGGCCCTCGACCAGCGCAAGGACGGTACGTGGCGCGTCAAGGTCGCCGACCGCAGCTGGAACGCTCCGGTGGTCCGCAGCGAGGTCGACGCCCGGTTCGTCTTCATCGGTGCCGGTGGTGGGGCTCTCCCGCTGCTGCAGAAGGCTGGTATCCCGGAGATCAAGGGCTACGGCGGCTTCCCGATCAGCGGTGTCTTCCTGCGCACCACGAACCCAGAGATCGTCGCCCAGCACCAGGCGAAGGTCTACGGCAAGGCCGACGTCGGCTCACCGCCCATGTCTGTGCCGCACCTGGACACGCGCGTCGTCGACGGCGAGACGTCTCTGCTCTTCGGTCCGTACGCGGGCTTCAGCACGAAGTTTCTCAAGAGCGGGTCGGTGCTCGACCTCTTCCGGTCCATCCGTCCGTCGAACATCCTCACGATGCTCACGGTCGCCAAGGACAACTGGGACCTCACCGCATACCTCGTCCGCGAGGTGACGAAGACCCGATGGTCGAAGTTCCGCTCGCTGCGTGACTTCATGCCGACCGCCGACCCCAAGGACTGGGAGTTCATCACGGCGGGCCAGCGTGTCCAGGTGATGAAGAACAAGCCCGGCAAGCTCTCGGGAGTGCTCGAGTTCGGGACCGAGCTCGTCACCTCGGCCGACGGGTCGATCGCCGGCCTCCTCGGTGCGTCACCGGGCGCCTCGACGGCCGTCCCCGCGATGATCGACCTCCTCGAGCGGTGCTTCCCAGAGCAGTTCCCCGGCTGGCGCCACGGGCTCGGCGTCATGCTCCCGAGCCTCGACCTGGCCGACTGGGACTCCGAGAGCGAGCTCGCCCAGCTCGAGTCCGACGACGCGGACTTCCAGCACACCGTCTGA
- a CDS encoding aldo/keto reductase, whose protein sequence is MDIRTSSRLAHDLSAVGLGCWQLGADWGDVSDESAHAVLAAALDAGVTFLDTADVYGDGRSEKFIGSFLAGRGRAGITVATKMGRRADPHVPEAFTLDAFRGWTDRSRENLGVDTLDLVQLHCPPTPVFSADATYDALDVLVEEGRVGAYGVSVETCAEALTAIARPSVASVQIVVNAFRRKPLEEVLPAAIEAGVAIIARVPLASGLLSGKYDESTTFAANDHRTFNRSGEAFDVGETFAGVPFEIGVAAAREIAALLPEGSGATTSQLALRWILDQPGITTVIPGARNPEQARSNAGAASLDPLTAEQSARFTEIYDSSIREHVHARW, encoded by the coding sequence ATGGACATCCGTACCTCTTCTCGTCTTGCTCATGACCTCAGTGCTGTCGGTCTCGGTTGCTGGCAGCTCGGTGCGGACTGGGGTGACGTCAGCGACGAGTCGGCGCACGCCGTCCTCGCCGCCGCGCTCGACGCAGGCGTCACGTTCCTCGACACGGCCGACGTCTACGGCGACGGCCGCAGCGAGAAGTTCATCGGATCCTTCCTCGCCGGACGTGGCCGCGCAGGAATCACGGTCGCGACGAAGATGGGCCGTCGTGCGGACCCGCACGTGCCCGAGGCGTTCACGCTCGACGCCTTCCGCGGGTGGACGGACCGCAGCCGGGAGAACCTCGGTGTCGACACTCTCGACCTCGTCCAGCTCCACTGCCCTCCGACGCCCGTCTTCTCGGCCGACGCCACCTACGACGCCCTGGACGTTCTCGTCGAGGAGGGACGCGTCGGCGCGTACGGAGTCTCGGTCGAGACGTGCGCCGAGGCCCTCACGGCGATCGCCCGTCCCTCGGTCGCGAGCGTCCAGATCGTCGTCAACGCCTTCCGGCGCAAGCCGCTCGAGGAGGTCCTGCCGGCAGCGATCGAGGCTGGTGTCGCGATCATCGCGCGCGTGCCGCTGGCCAGTGGCCTGCTCTCGGGGAAGTACGACGAGAGCACCACCTTCGCAGCGAACGACCACCGCACCTTCAACCGCTCCGGCGAGGCGTTCGACGTCGGGGAGACCTTCGCTGGCGTGCCGTTCGAGATCGGCGTCGCTGCAGCCCGCGAGATCGCGGCCCTCCTGCCCGAGGGCTCCGGCGCCACGACGTCGCAGCTCGCTCTGCGCTGGATCTTGGACCAGCCGGGGATCACGACCGTCATCCCCGGAGCGCGCAACCCAGAGCAGGCACGGAGCAACGCTGGTGCTGCGTCGCTCGACCCGCTGACGGCGGAGCAGAGCGCCCGGTTCACAGAGATCTACGACTCGAGCATCCGCGAGCACGTGCACGCTCGCTGGTGA